The Helicoverpa armigera isolate CAAS_96S chromosome 15, ASM3070526v1, whole genome shotgun sequence genomic interval TTAACTAGACTCCCTTGCTTGTCAAGGGCAGGCAACTATAGCGAATAATAGTGATGTCACACGTCAATACTAGGTACAGTTGATAAGCTGAGGGATtgtacgaaagagttaccgcggccctggtacataaagggcttaagaaggaacatggtgggttttagtcagtgagagtctgacacttcctcacggtgcacccacagcgggaggggtcatttgatgatttctcatcaATAAAGAAAGGTACAGttgtatcaaaataatgttCGAATTTAGCGCACCACTTGATTTAGTGGCCCGTGATTTGGATTGGTCTTTAGTGACGCACGAAGGGTTTCAGTGATTATTGCGGTTTGTCATCTAGGACACATGAATCAAACTATTGAAGTGCGGGTAAATAAAGGGTAAATCACCGCtgcgggatttttcgaaagagttaccgcggccctggtacataaagggcttaagaaggaacataatGGGGGTACGTTTCCCTAGTTTTACTTTATAGTAAGTATTCGTTACGTTTGATGTTTTGAGGACTGAGATCATGATCTATCGGGCCTATCTATCTATCCAGATGTGTGGTCCCAAAAGGACCGCTTAATGCATTCTAACGAGATCTACCTACCCAAGGAAGAAGTAAAGATGGGAATCTACCCTATCGAACTAAAAAATGACAGGCATTAATTGGAAAGAAAAGTAGGAACAAAAGAAACGattaacattataattgtcATTCAAGAAGTAATCAAAGAGTTTCCTTCGAACCTTGCTTGTCAGTTTGCAAGTCAGCGGATTGTCGACTtgaacctttttatttattcagctgTCCTtacaatgttttccttcatcattAGTTAGTGTTTAATGTTCGAGATAAAAAGGgcattaagttaaaaaaaaaacctcgtatttttattgaaaacacgTTACGAGATGAAATACTTTCGttattgaaagttttttattgacgtttttttttataatttaatttattatgtagaaATTGATTATGTAACTCTTCAGAAGGTCTGACATTTGagagattttatttattcgttcgTCAATCTTCTGCTTTTGTTGCACAACATACTTGTTCCCGTTAAAAAATAAGTGAAAGTGGGCGTGTTTTCGTGATTTTTAGGGGTCCTCGATTGAAttcgaaaattgaaaatttatttattctcctcgtaattttaatgtaggtaggtatgtttaaaTTACATTGACGTTgttataaaacctttttcaatCTTCATTTCATCAAAAAGTTTAGCTAAAGAGAAAgcatatatttaataaaaacactaatGTTACTAaacgcaaaaaaataaacactcaTTTAAATACTGCTGCAACTGTACATCAGATTAATAGTTTCTGGAAAACAAATGTGGGATATGTCGGACACTTTCTTGCTACCTACAAAGTAGTTTACTCTTAAATGGATACGGAGCCCTCATTGCGAAGTCCCACTTGCACTtgaccaatattttttaacgatTCTCAATTAATCAGCGCAGTGTGGTCATAAACGGAAGTCGTGAAACTGAATCGTTCGTTTAGTTAAACATTGCTACATTTTAAATGAGTAGGTAATAAAAgggtaactgttttttttttgctgtcccttttttttagttttgttggtTACCGTACAACTGATGTTCGGATGaggttattttgtaaataatatttttttgtttttttttttcaatgttaacCTTTGCTTTGTATTTAGTTCATCTGTGTATGCAATTTTACGGAATAAAATTGCGATAATTTAACCACAAAATGAAATCGTTgagtagtttaaaaaaaaactttaaacttaaaaaagacGAGTTGAGATAAAATGTCGTGATAATAAAATAGACTCTTTACTATTCGAGATACATACGTGTTGCAGTAACAACTGCAACTCATTGCAACAAGGTAACTATTTGTCACCTACATGCGCTGCTATTTTTcctaatttaaagaaaataatatagccgaaatggtttttttttctattaaaataccGGTACAATTCTTCCTACAAAACCACGAAAATGCTAACATGACTTAAACAAAACTGGTTTATTCTCAATTTATAATTCGTATTTGTATAACTCGCAAAAAAATCAAGGATATAAAGTCAATGACTTGTTTATTTccaaacatttaatattaataaaaaaaaaatactaaaaagcagacaagtaaattatgtaaatacaaaaacCTGTTTGTAAAacgaatttaaaatattctcaaTCAACAAAAATTTAACACGTTAATACAAGCTACATTGTATATCACTTACATAATTCAAGCACCTCATATACGCTTATCACGGATtccaatacataaaaaaaaatattgagtggttctttcgtttttttcacgTTAAAAGTAAGTTAACAGGAAAGCAATGGGAGTCAAGGATGGCCAGTTATTACCGGCTTACCTTCTAGATACTAGGCTAGTGAAACGGGTCGCACTGTACGTATAGACAATGTTCGATTGAATTGAACCTTTATGATATTACCTGCAATGTTtgagtacttttatttttttaatacagttgGGGTATTTCTGCAAAGCGATTTTTAAATGTCGAATTTAATGTCTGGACTTTTTGGAATtgtgctttgtttttttttactttttttatatttcaattgttttttattgagtACCTAATTGAGTAACATCGTTTAGGTATCtagagtttaaaaatattgcctACATAGTTTATGTGTAAATATTGATTTAGCATGAAGGTTTTATAAACAAGTGACATACTTATTAGGTATTTTACCgtaatattcaataaatattcttaCCGCATTTTTTCTGTTCCGCTTTAAATAAACGAATTGCAAAAGGGCCCACATCGGCCATGAATATACACACTCAACTCTTAACGAAAATTTATTAACTGAGAGCCAAGAACAAATCCAGACGGAGTAATGAGTTAATGACCCACTTTCGACGTCTCATTGTGGCAACAGCAgtctttagtatttttttaacaatacgTTTATAAACGAACTTTAAGTAttcagtaatttaaaaaaaaaatgcttcttaGGTGACGTAAAACCAGCTCACTTgtcaagaagaaaaaaaatgactttaaaaatagaattaaaacaaatgaataaaacacTTACCGTAAAGAGGTCCAACCATAAGCAGGTACAATAGTAACACACAGAATATTTGAGTCCTTCCAGCAAACGCACGAGGTTTCACAGCCACCATCACAGTGTTCCCCACAAGTTGAAACACGTCCTTCAAAACATTCCATTCTTGCTTCTTTTCGGGAGCAACGTACCTCGTCTCTTCAGGATTTACTACATCTTCTAGTCTGAACAAGCCATATAAAAACGATAGGGTATATAGCACTAGCAATAAGGAAAACACCCCATAGTACCCCAGTGAACGCAACAATATACCACTCAAAGCCGTCCCGGTCGGCGTCCCCGCCGTCACACATATCGTCACGAGCCCCAGACGGAAAGTCCTGTTTTCTATCGTAGTTCGGTCGGtcataaaactgaacattcccataaatataataatgtacccGCCGGTGAACGCCGCGGGCAACGCTTCGATCAAAGCTGTCGCTGTCAGTGATAATTCCTTAAAAAAGTACGTAGCGAACAACAGTCCTATATTACAAATAATCTCCCCAATAAATGGGAACAGAATGCATATTTTTCGCTTTTTGTACTTATCGCTCCATGCTCCAACAAATAGCACCATTACTGCAGGTATTGCTGTCTGAAGAGGGAACTTCCAGGCCACCACTGCAGCGACGAGTGATTGAATTTCCTTGTCTTCCTCATCTAAACCAGTCGTATTTCTTCTCGAGATGCGATCGCAGATATCAGATCCATAATCGAAGTTCACCCTACAGGCTTTATCCAGGTGCATGTTCATGACAGCTAGAGAAGATATCGCGGTGCAcaacatgtaaataaacaaacatggtTCGACCGTAGTCTCGCGGAAAATATTCTTcacgtattttattatttttttggattgCTCCTTCCATGTCGTCCGTGGTGGAGCGCCCGTCAGACGTATGTTTGATCTGGTGAGCTCGTTGACACTGCTTATGTTTTCAGTGCTCGTGATCATGATCGCTTGGCGCCAGGAAAGTGAGAGTCAGTAAAAGTTCTGTGGCTCACTGCTTATATCACACACTGCACTGTACAGCACAGGAACCCGAAGGTGACTATACGTTTAATCCGAGTTTATTTGTCTGTCGTTTCCAAAAACCTGAGCAGTAAATGTCAGGTTGTAAAATTAAGCGCGATATGAGAGTGCGTCGGCGCATACGAGTCGCTCGCATCTCGCCCGATACGATAACACAGGTCTCACTGTCGACGACAccacttttaataaatatgtagctCATTTATCTTGTACCTTGAGTTACGCATCGGCCAACATTGTTCCGATAGCTGAACGAGTTGCAAGCTTAAACACTAAATTAGTATAATCTTAACGGTTGTGCAAACACTATTTGTAGGAAATgtctaattttatattatttactttatt includes:
- the LOC110370614 gene encoding uncharacterized protein LOC110370614 — translated: MITSTENISSVNELTRSNIRLTGAPPRTTWKEQSKKIIKYVKNIFRETTVEPCLFIYMLCTAISSLAVMNMHLDKACRVNFDYGSDICDRISRRNTTGLDEEDKEIQSLVAAVVAWKFPLQTAIPAVMVLFVGAWSDKYKKRKICILFPFIGEIICNIGLLFATYFFKELSLTATALIEALPAAFTGGYIIIFMGMFSFMTDRTTIENRTFRLGLVTICVTAGTPTGTALSGILLRSLGYYGVFSLLLVLYTLSFLYGLFRLEDVVNPEETRYVAPEKKQEWNVLKDVFQLVGNTVMVAVKPRAFAGRTQIFCVLLLYLLMVGPLYGDSQVAYLYVIRKFGFTEVEYSVYGTINIVLGLFGTVFCISVLSKRLKVQDSAIGVLAGVSRIASCFMFAFAPTRPWYYSAPLLNIFSHTGLTAVRSLITKSVPTEEVAKLSALVGVMEAVAPSIYMPATSHIYMMTIDSFPGAFYMFDAALTVVALGLFGFIYVLVRRRIRATVTDPSKKEEFARSNEVSRF